In Chloroflexota bacterium, a genomic segment contains:
- a CDS encoding phosphoadenosine phosphosulfate reductase family protein, with the protein MRNVSLFENERLTLADALDLTAISLQAYGATYRHWAVAYSGGKDSSATVTAVVHLIETGRVPKPETLSVLYADTRMELPPLQTAAMETLAALEQRGVRTQVVLPAMDDRFFVYVLGRGVPPPKNNFRWCTPQLKIEPMLGALQTLRHEVGEKILMITGVRVGESAARDQRIALSCGRDGAECGQGWFQQTTSEAVADTLAPILHWRVCHVWDWLTFDAPPLGFPTTTIAEVYGGDEARELNARTGCIQCPLASRDTALEYLLGQASWAYLSPLKRLRPLYKELRQPKYRLRKDGSERRKDGTVPKNLMRLGPLTFDARRYALNIVLGIQTEINDAARAIGRPEVWLINAEEQERILALIAIGTWPQGWSGDEVRGDVALPQMHADGSVQDWLLTLNGAD; encoded by the coding sequence GTGAGGAACGTCAGTCTCTTCGAGAATGAGCGTCTGACGCTGGCCGACGCGCTGGACCTGACGGCCATCTCTCTCCAAGCCTACGGTGCGACCTACCGACATTGGGCGGTGGCCTACAGCGGGGGCAAAGATTCCTCTGCTACCGTTACGGCTGTTGTACACCTGATCGAGACGGGGCGCGTTCCGAAGCCTGAGACGCTCTCCGTGCTCTACGCAGACACGCGCATGGAGCTTCCGCCACTCCAGACGGCAGCGATGGAGACGCTCGCCGCGCTTGAGCAACGCGGCGTCCGCACCCAGGTCGTGCTCCCGGCGATGGACGACCGATTCTTCGTTTACGTGCTCGGGCGGGGCGTCCCACCGCCAAAGAACAACTTCCGCTGGTGTACGCCCCAGCTCAAGATTGAGCCGATGCTCGGCGCCCTTCAGACGCTCCGACATGAGGTCGGCGAGAAGATCCTGATGATCACCGGGGTCCGCGTCGGAGAGAGCGCTGCGCGTGATCAGCGGATCGCCCTGTCGTGCGGGCGAGATGGCGCAGAGTGCGGCCAGGGCTGGTTTCAGCAGACCACGTCGGAGGCTGTGGCAGATACCCTTGCACCGATTCTGCACTGGCGCGTCTGCCACGTCTGGGACTGGCTGACGTTTGATGCGCCACCGCTCGGCTTCCCGACCACCACGATTGCCGAGGTCTACGGCGGCGACGAGGCGCGGGAACTCAATGCCCGCACCGGCTGCATTCAGTGTCCGCTCGCCAGCCGCGACACGGCGCTGGAGTACCTCCTCGGGCAAGCGTCGTGGGCCTATCTCTCCCCGCTCAAGCGGCTGCGTCCCCTTTACAAGGAGCTACGCCAGCCGAAGTACCGGCTGCGGAAGGATGGCAGCGAGCGCCGCAAGGATGGGACGGTCCCGAAGAACCTGATGCGGCTCGGGCCGCTGACGTTCGATGCTCGCCGATACGCGCTCAACATCGTGCTCGGCATCCAGACAGAGATCAACGATGCGGCCCGTGCCATTGGCCGCCCCGAGGTGTGGCTCATCAACGCTGAGGAGCAGGAGCGGATCTTGGCGCTGATCGCGATCGGCACGTGGCCGCAGGGGTGGAGCGGCGACGAGGTGCGCGGGGACGTGGCACTGCCGCAGATGCACGCTGACGGGTCGGTGCAAGACTGGCTGCTGACCCTGAACGGAGCCGACTGA
- a CDS encoding HNH endonuclease, with the protein MQAQRTMRRKAVPASCPQCGGSFKPKPAEVSRGKGQYCSRACYAAARLGVEQRPAEERFWEKVDKSGPIPAHRAGLGPCWLWTAHVEPTTGYGRFTVGRKTWNAHHWAYSRFVGEIPKGYDRDHLCRVRRCVNWAHLDPVPHRENVLRGEAPSAVISATGRCARGHEATEENIYRRKDTGERGYCRPCRRERRAAGGAQRA; encoded by the coding sequence ATGCAGGCTCAGCGTACCATGCGCCGCAAGGCGGTGCCCGCCTCCTGCCCTCAGTGCGGGGGGTCGTTCAAGCCGAAGCCGGCCGAAGTTTCCAGGGGCAAGGGGCAGTATTGCTCCCGCGCCTGCTACGCCGCCGCGCGGCTCGGGGTGGAGCAGCGCCCGGCCGAAGAGCGGTTCTGGGAGAAGGTCGACAAGAGCGGCCCTATTCCGGCGCATCGCGCCGGTCTGGGGCCGTGCTGGCTCTGGACGGCCCACGTCGAGCCTACAACTGGTTACGGGCGGTTCACGGTTGGGCGCAAGACCTGGAATGCCCACCACTGGGCGTACTCGCGGTTTGTGGGCGAGATTCCGAAGGGGTACGACCGGGATCATCTTTGCCGTGTTCGGCGCTGCGTGAACTGGGCGCACCTGGATCCCGTGCCACATCGGGAGAACGTACTCAGGGGCGAAGCCCCTTCGGCGGTGATCTCGGCCACTGGGCGGTGCGCTCGTGGGCATGAGGCAACCGAGGAGAACATCTACCGCCGCAAAGACACGGGTGAGCGCGGCTACTGTCGACCCTGTCGACGCGAACGCCGTGCTGCTGGGGGCGCTCAGCGAGCGTGA
- a CDS encoding VRR-NUC domain-containing protein translates to MLLGALSEREFQAHVLAVAKRNGWHWFHDQATNAPRRCPGCGAVRRGPRNAAGLPDLLLVRGERLIWAELKAQDGTTTPEQREWIARLRAAGETVHVWRPADWPVIEKELARE, encoded by the coding sequence GTGCTGCTGGGGGCGCTCAGCGAGCGTGAGTTTCAGGCTCACGTTCTGGCTGTAGCCAAGCGGAACGGGTGGCACTGGTTTCACGACCAGGCCACGAACGCGCCGCGCCGATGCCCGGGCTGCGGCGCGGTCCGGCGAGGCCCTCGCAACGCGGCCGGCCTGCCCGATCTGCTGCTGGTCAGGGGCGAGCGCCTGATCTGGGCCGAGCTCAAGGCGCAGGACGGCACGACAACGCCCGAGCAGCGCGAGTGGATCGCTCGGCTGCGTGCGGCCGGCGAGACGGTCCACGTCTGGCGCCCGGCCGACTGGCCGGTGATTGAGAAGGAGCTTGCCCGTGAGTAA